The Streptomyces sp. NBC_00102 genome segment ACAGCCGCGCAGATTGCTGTGGGAGCCGATGAACACGTTGTCGTGGACCACGGCTCTGTGCAGGAAGGCACCGGACTTGACCACGACGTTCGATCCGACGACGGTGTGCTCCCGGATTTCGACGTCCGCCTCGATCTTGGCGTAGTCACCGATGTAGAGCGGACCACGGAGGACGGCGTCCGGATGGACCTCGGCACCTTCTGCCACCCACACTCCGGGGGCGATCTCGAAACCGTCCAGTTCGACGTCGACTTTGCGCTCCAGCACGTCGGCCTGGGCCTTCACATAGCTTTCGTGCGTGCCCACGTCCTCCCAGTAGCCCTCGGCGACATAGCCGTAGATCGGCTTGCCCTCCTTCATGAGCTGGGGAAAGACGTCGCCGGACCAGTCCACGGAGGTGTCCGCCTGGACGTAGTCGAAGACCTCGGGCTCCATGACGTAGATACCCGTGTTGACGGTGTCCGAGAACACCTGACCCCAGGTGGGCTTCTCCAGGAAGCGCTCGACCTGTCCTTCCTCGTCCACGATCGTGATCCCGAATTCCAGCGGATTGGGTACACGAGTCAGGCAGACGGTGACCAGTCCGCCCTTCGCTTTGTGGAAGGCGATGAGATCGGTGAGGTCGAAGTCGGTCAGCGCATCGCCGGAAATGACGAGGAAGGTGTCGTCCTTCAGCGCCTCTTCGGCGTTCTTCACGCTTCCTGCGGTGCCGAGCGGCTTCTCCTCATTGGCATAAGTGAGCTCCATTCCGAGCTCTTCCCCGTCCCCGAAATAGTTCTTGACGAGGGAGGCCAAGAACTGGACGGTCACCACGGTCTCATTGAGCCCGTGCCGCTTCAGCAGTCGGAGCACATGCTCCATGATCGGCCGGTTGGCCACAGGAAGAAGCGGCTTGGGCATGCTCGAGGTCATCGGGCGAAGGCGTGTGCCCTCGCCGCCAGCCATCACGACGGCCTTCATGTCGGAAACGTCCTCCTAGAGACGACGGTTTAGCCGACTGGGCCCGTCGGGCGGCATCGAGAGACATCTGCCGCGGTCCGGCCACACTGCACGGCACCGCTTCAACGAGCTCAATCGGCTGTTGCGTCCGCCTTGACCAGCCGGCGGACTTGAACCACGTAGAGGAGTCCTGCCCACCAATACAGAGTTGTACCCCACCCGGCGAACGCCCATCCGAAAACTGCGGCCAACGTTTCAAGCCAACCACTTCCGTCGCTGAGCAGCAACAAGGGGAAGGCGTACATCAGGTTGAACGTTGCAGCTTTCCCTAGGAAGTTCACCTGGGGCGGCGGATAACCGTGCCGGCGGAGGATGCCGACCATCACCAGGAGCATCAGCTCCCGGGCCACGAGCGCGGCCGTGAGCCAGATCGGCAGGATCTCGCGCCAGGTGAGCCCGACGAGGGTGGAAAGGATATAGAGCCGGTCCGCAGCCGGGTCGAGAAGCCGCCCAAGGCTGCTGATCTGGTTCCAACGACGGGCGAGCTTGCCGTCGAGGTAGTCGCTGATGCCGCTCAGCGCGAGTACCAGCAACGCCCAGCCGTCGCTCTGCGGGCCGCCGAACACCGGGCGAAGGATCAGCCACAGGAAAAGCGGTACCCCGACAAGGCGAGCCGTGCTGAGGATGTTGGGGATGGTGAGGACCCGGTCCGTCTGAACCCGAGTCTCCTGGACCTCCACCCGGGGGCCTCCTGTGTGAAGAAATGTGCCAATGATGCCCCCTGACCCTACCGTCAGCCACGGCACCCCGGTGCGGCAGGGGTCGGCAAACCACCCCGGAACGCAGAAAACCCCCGTGCCACAAGGCACGGGGGTCTCCCGGAAAAATTGTTCGGCGGCGTCCTACTCTCCCACAGGGTCCCCCCTGCAGTACCATCGGCGCTGAAAGGCTTAGCTTCCGGGTTCGGAATGTAACCGGGCGTTTCCCTAACGCAATGACCACCGAAACACTATGAAATTAACCAACCGGAAAAACACGGCGGTTGTTATTTCAGAACCAACACAGTGGACGCGAGCAACTGAGGACAAGCCCTCGGCCTATTAGTACCAGTCAGCTCCACCCGTTACCGGGCTTCCACATCTGGCCTATCAACCCAGTCGTCTACTGGGAGCCTTAACCCCTCAAAGGGGGTGGGAATACTCATCTTGAAGCAGGCTTCCCGCTTAGATGCTTTCAGCGGTTATCCTTTCCGAACGTAGCCAACCAGCCATGCCCTTGGCAGGACAACTGGCACACCAGAGGTTCGTCCGTCCCGGTCCTCTCGTACTAGGGACAGCCCTTCTCAATATTCCTACGCGCACAGCGGATAGGGACCGAACTGTCTCACGACGTTCTAAACCCAGCTCGCGTACCGCTTTAATGGGCGAACAGCCCAACCCTTGGGACCGACTCCAGCCCCAGGATGCGACGAGCCGACATCGAGGTGCCAAACCATCCCGTCGATATGGACTCTTGGGGAAGATCAGCCTGTTATCCCCGGGGTACCTTTTATCCGTTGAGCGACAGCGCTTCCACAAGCCACTGCCGGATCACTAGTCCCGACTTTCGTCCCTGCTCGACCCGTCGGTCTCACAGTCAAGCTCCCTTGTGCACTTACACTCAACACCTGATTGCCAACCAGGCTGAGGGAACCTTTGGGCGCCTCCGTTACTCTTTAGGAGGCAACCGCCCCAGTTAAACTACCCATCAGACACTGTCCCTGATCCGGATCACGGACCGAGGTTAGACATCCAGCACGACCAGAGTGGTATTTCAACGGCGACTCCACAACCACTGGCGTGGCCGCTTCAAAGTCTCCCACCTATCCTACACAAGCCGAACCGAACACCAATATCAAACTGTAGTAAAGGTCCCGGGGTCTTTCCGTCCTGCTGCGCGAAACGAGCATCTTTACTCGTAATGCAATTTCACCGGGCCTATGGTTGAGACAGTCGAGAAGTCGTTACGCCATTCGTGCAGGTCGGAACTTACCCGACAAGGAATTTCGCTACCTTAGGATGGTTATAGTTACCACCGCCGTTTACTGGCGCTTAAGTTCTCAGCTTCGCCGACCCGAAAGTCAGCTAACCGGTCCCCTTAACGTTCCAGCACCGGGCAGGCGTCAGTCCGTATACATCGCCTTACGGCTTCGCACGGACCTGTGTTTTTAGTAAACAGTCGCTTCTCGCTGGTCTCTGCGGCCACCCCCAGCTCATGGAGTAAATCCAATCACCAGTGATGGCCCCCCTTCTCCCGAAGTTACGGGGGCATTTTGCCGAGTTCCTTAACCATAGTTCACCCGAACGCCTCGGTATTCTCTACCTGACTACCTGAGTCGGTTTAGGGTACGGGCCGCCATGAAACTCGCTAGAGGCTTTTCTCGACAGCATAGGATCATCCACTTCGCCACAATCGGCTCGGCATCAGGTCTCAGCCTTAATGTGTGACGGATTTGCCTACCACACGGCCTACACCCTTACCCCGGGACAACCACCGCCCGGGCTGGACTACCTTCCTGCGTCACCCCATCGCTTACCTACTACAAGTCTGGTTCATCGGCTCCACCACTACCCTCAACTCCGAAGAGATCGGGCCGGCTTCACGGACTTAGCATCGCCTGATTCAGTACTGGGCGTTTCAAAGCGGGTACCGGAATATCAACCGGTTGTCCATCGACTACGCCTGTCGGCCTCGCCTTAGGTCCCGACTTACCCTGGGCAGATCAGCTTGACCCAGGAACCCTTAGTCAATCGGCGCACACGTTTCTCACGTGTGTATCGCTACTCATGCCTGCATTCTCACTCGTGAACCGTCCACAACTCGCTTCCGCGGCTGCTTCACCCGGCACACGACGCTCCCCTACCCATCCATACTCCCGTTGGGGATATGTGTATGAATGACACGACTTCGGCGGTACGCTTGAGCCCCGCTACATTGTCGGCGCGGAATCACTTGACCAGTGAGCTATTACGCACTCTTTCAAGGGTGGCTGCTTCTAAGCCAACCTCCTGGTTGTCTCTGCGACTCCACATCCTTTCCCACTTAGCGTACGCTTAGGGGCCTTAGTCGATGCTCTGGGCTGTTTCCCTCTCGACCATGGAGCTTATCCCCCACAGTCTCACTGCCGCGCTCTCACTTACCGGCATTCGGAGTTTGGCTAAGGTCAGTAACCCGTTGGGGCCCATCGCCTATCCAGTGCTCTACCTCCGGCAAGAAACACACGACGCTGCACCTAAATGCATTTCGGGGAGAACCAGCTATCACGGAGTTTGATTGGCCTTTCACCCCTAACCACAGGTCATCCCCCAGGTTTTCAACCCTGGTGGGTTCGGTCCTCCACGAAGTCTTACCTCCGCTTCAACCTGCCCATGGCTAGATCACTCCGCTTCGGGTCTAGAGCGTGCAACTCAATCGCCCTATTCGGACTCGCTTTCGCTACGGCTTCCCCACACGGGTTAACCTCGCTACACACCGCTAACTCGCAGGCTCATTCTTCAAAAGGCACGCAGTCACGACGCACCAAGCAAGCTTGATGCGCGACGCTCCCACGGCTTGTAGGCACACGGTTTCAGGTACTATTTCACTCCGCTCCCGCGGTACTTTTCACCATTCCCTCACGGTACTATCCGCTATCGGTCACCAGGGAATATTTAGGCTTAGCGGGTGGTCCCGCCAGATTCACACGGGATTTCTCGGGCCCCGTGCTACTTGGGTGTCTCTCAAACGAGCCGTTAATGTTTCAGCTACGGGGGTCTTACCCTCTACGCCGGACCTTTCGCATGTCCTTCGCCTACATCAACGGTTTCTGACTCGTCTCACAGCCGGCAGACTGTGAAAGAGAGATCCCACAACCCCGCATGCGCAACCCCTGCCGGGTATCACACACATACGGTTTGGCCTGATCCAGTTTCGCTCGCCACTACTCCCGGAATCACGGTTGTTTTCTCTTCCTGAGGGTACTGAGATGTTTCACTTCCCCTCGTTCCCTCCACACTGCCTATGTGTTCAGCAGCGGGTGACAGCCCATGACGACTGCCGGGTTTCCCCATTCGGAAACCCCCGGATCAAAGCTAGGTTGACAGCTCCCCGGGGACTATCGTGGCCTCCCACGTCCTTCATCGGTTCCTGGTGCCAAGGCATCCACCGTGCGCCCTTAAAAACTTGGCCACAGATGCTCGCGTCCACTGTGCAGTTCTCAAACAACAACCAGCCACCCATCACCCCAAACCTTACGGCTGAGTTCACTGGGACCGGACTGAAGGCAGCCTCTCGGCCGTACCCTCAGATACCCAACAACGTGCCCGACACGACCGATCCATCATTACTTTCCACGCCGAAGCAGTACTCGCAACAACCAACCAACCGTGCCGAATAGTCAACGTTCCACCCATGAGCAAACCACCGTCGAACATTTGCCGACGAAGTGGCCCTCGACCCCATTACAGGGCCTAGATGCTCCTTAGAAAGGAGGTGATCCAGCCGCACCTTCCGGTACGGCTACCTTGTTACGACTTCGTCCCAATCGCCAGTCCCACCTTCGACAGCTCCCTCCCACAAGGGGTTGGGCCACCGGCTTCGGGTGTTACCGACTTTCGTGACGTGACGGGCGGTGTGTACAAGGCCCGGGAACGTATTCACCGCAGCAATGCTGATCTGCGATTACTAGCAACTCCGACTTCATGGGGTCGAGTTGCAGACCCCAATCCGAACTGAGACCGGCTTTTTGAGATTCGCTCCGCCTCACGGCATCGCAGCTCATTGTACCGGCCATTGTAGCACGTGTGCAGCCCAAGACATAAGGGGCATGATGACTTGACGTCGTCCCCACCTTCCTCCGAGTTGACCCCGGCAGTCTCCTGTGAGTCCCCATCACCCCGAAGGGCATGCTGGCAACACAGAACAAGGGTTGCGCTCGTTGCGGGACTTAACCCAACATCTCACGACACGAGCTGACGACAGCCATGCACCACCTGTATACCGACCACAAGGGGGGCACCATCTCTGGCGCTTTCCGGTATATGTCAAGCCTTGGTAAGGTTCTTCGCGTTGCGTCGAATTAAGCCACATGCTCCGCTGCTTGTGCGGGCCCCCGTCAATTCCTTTGAGTTTTAGCCTTGCGGCCGTACTCCCCAGGCGGGGAACTTAATGCGTTAGCTGCGGCACCGACGACGTGGAATGTCGCCAACACCTAGTTCCCAACGTTTACGGCGTGGACTACCAGGGTATCTAATCCTGTTCGCTCCCCACGCTTTCGCTCCTCAGCGTCAGTAATGGCCCAGAGATCCGCCTTCGCCACCGGTGTTCCTCCTGATATCTGCGCATTTCACCGCTACACCAGGAATTCCGATCTCCCCTACCACACTCTAGCTAGCCCGTATCGAATGCAGACCCGGGGTTAAGCCCCGGGCTTTCACATCCGACGTGACAAGCCGCCTACGAGCTCTTTACGCCCAATAATTCCGGACAACGCTTGCGCCCTACGTATTACCGCGGCTGCTGGCACGTAGTTAGCCGGCGCTTCTTCTGCAGGTACCGTCACTTTCGCTTCTTCCCTGCTGAAAGAGGTTTACAACCCGAAGGCCGTCATCCCTCACGCGGCGTCGCTGCATCAGGCTTTCGCCCATTGTGCAATATTCCCCACTGCTGCCTCCCGTAGGAGTCTGGGCCGTGTCTCAGTCCCAGTGTGGCCGGTCGCCCTCTCAGGCCGGCTACCCGTCGTCGCCTTGGTAGGCCATTACCCCACCAACAAGCTGATAGGCCGCGGGCTCATCCTTCACCGCCGGAGCTTTTAACCCCGTCCCATGCGGGACAGAGTGTTATCCGGTATTAGACCCCGTTTCCAGGGCTTGTCCCAGAGTGAAGGGCAGATTGCCCACGTGTTACTCACCCGTTCGCCACTAATCCACCCCGAAAGGCTTCATCGTTCGACTTGCATGTGTTAAGCACGCCGCCAGCGTTCGTCCTGAGCCAGGATCAAACTCTCCGTGAATGTTTTCCCGTAATCGGGATCACAACAC includes the following:
- a CDS encoding CDP-alcohol phosphatidyltransferase family protein → MEVQETRVQTDRVLTIPNILSTARLVGVPLFLWLILRPVFGGPQSDGWALLVLALSGISDYLDGKLARRWNQISSLGRLLDPAADRLYILSTLVGLTWREILPIWLTAALVARELMLLVMVGILRRHGYPPPQVNFLGKAATFNLMYAFPLLLLSDGSGWLETLAAVFGWAFAGWGTTLYWWAGLLYVVQVRRLVKADATAD